One stretch of Nitrospirota bacterium DNA includes these proteins:
- a CDS encoding glycosyltransferase family 2 protein, which produces MNKLSAIVITLNEENNIRACLESIKWVDEIIVVDSGSRDKTVEICKSFTDQVYYLPWEGFGKQKNNALDRAHFDWILSIDADERVTPELKFEIESILKDKIEVAGFAISRKNYFGNRLILNCGWHPDYTVRLFNRKKGRFNPVQVHESVQLSGEKGYLKQSFVHFTYRDLSDYLQRMDRYSSLAAKDLFAAHPKRIIAKMLLRPPVTFIKMYLIKRGFKEGAFGFILCVLYSFYTFLKYAKCWELLKQNKP; this is translated from the coding sequence ATGAACAAGCTTTCGGCGATCGTCATTACACTGAACGAAGAGAATAATATCAGGGCTTGTCTCGAAAGCATAAAATGGGTTGACGAAATCATCGTTGTCGATTCCGGAAGCAGGGATAAGACCGTCGAAATTTGCAAATCCTTTACGGATCAGGTTTATTACCTGCCATGGGAGGGTTTCGGAAAACAGAAAAATAACGCTCTCGACAGGGCCCACTTTGACTGGATTTTGAGTATCGACGCGGATGAGCGAGTTACCCCTGAGCTAAAATTCGAAATAGAATCGATCCTCAAGGACAAGATCGAAGTTGCGGGATTTGCAATCAGTCGTAAGAACTATTTTGGCAATCGCTTGATATTGAATTGCGGCTGGCATCCCGATTATACGGTTCGACTTTTCAATAGAAAGAAAGGAAGGTTCAATCCCGTCCAGGTTCATGAATCGGTCCAATTATCTGGAGAAAAGGGATACCTGAAACAGTCGTTCGTTCATTTTACCTATCGTGATCTTTCGGACTACTTGCAAAGAATGGACCGATATTCCAGTTTGGCGGCCAAAGATCTATTTGCTGCGCATCCAAAACGGATTATTGCAAAAATGTTACTAAGACCTCCGGTGACTTTTATCAAGATGTATTTGATCAAGAGAGGGTTTAAAGAAGGGGCGTTCGGTTTTATTCTTTGCGTGCTCTATTCGTTTTATACATTTTTAAAATATGCCAAATGCTGGGAATTGCTTAAACAAAATAAGCCATAA
- a CDS encoding glycosyltransferase family 2 protein, translated as MISIIIPVFNLLSYTRECLSNLEKYTDIPYEIILIDNGSSDGTTEYLKGVKGHVIFNSENRGVYVAWNQGISAARSEYICIMNNDILVTPRWASALIRYSQIEPRRIVGPAMREGSLDYPLIPFAEKLTSACYQASRKLELCNFSLVLFRRIFFDEVGLFDERFFITRGDDDMVLRLQKKGIGEAVTGSAFVHHYSEKTQEDITRSKNLLEIRKRDDDHFESKWGKDHNRSVSNRIKTEMFHLLYPVYEKMRYGFQLKMTKPKKERVAETWKKQNRIR; from the coding sequence GTGATCAGTATCATTATTCCGGTCTTCAATCTACTATCTTATACCCGGGAGTGTCTCTCAAACCTGGAAAAATATACGGATATCCCATATGAAATCATTCTGATTGATAACGGATCGAGCGACGGAACGACCGAGTATCTCAAAGGGGTAAAGGGACACGTAATTTTTAATTCGGAAAACAGAGGCGTTTATGTCGCCTGGAACCAGGGAATTTCCGCTGCACGTTCGGAATACATCTGTATCATGAATAATGATATCCTGGTGACGCCGCGTTGGGCATCGGCCCTCATCCGGTATAGTCAAATCGAACCGAGACGGATCGTTGGACCGGCCATGCGGGAAGGGAGTCTGGACTATCCGCTCATTCCCTTCGCCGAGAAATTGACATCTGCCTGCTATCAGGCCTCTCGAAAACTCGAACTTTGTAACTTTAGCCTGGTGTTGTTTAGAAGAATATTTTTTGATGAAGTGGGGCTGTTTGACGAGCGATTTTTCATTACCCGGGGAGATGACGATATGGTGCTCAGACTGCAGAAAAAAGGAATCGGAGAGGCCGTCACGGGGAGTGCATTTGTTCATCACTATTCTGAGAAAACCCAGGAAGATATTACCCGGTCAAAGAATCTATTGGAAATACGAAAAAGAGATGATGATCATTTTGAGTCGAAATGGGGTAAAGATCACAATCGGAGCGTGAGCAATAGAATCAAAACAGAAATGTTTCACTTACTGTATCCCGTGTACGAGAAAATGAGATATGGATTTCAACTCAAAATGACCAAACCAAAAAAAGAAAGGGTCGCCGAAACTTGGAAAAAACAAAACCGGATCCGTTAA
- a CDS encoding isoprenylcysteine carboxylmethyltransferase family protein, which yields MEKFNKWIGHYRTFLSFCLAVLFLFLARPTPISIGLGIVFVFLGVVLRIWASGYLNKDTHDYVTVFGPYAYTRNPLYLGNFFLGLGFIVMGSHWFPLFLYFVLFFVIYRSTILDEEKLLTGMFGNPYLEYRSKVPRFFPHFKLNPPAPSLTVPFSWNQVTRREIRAWFGIAVILAYLIYKARVFNP from the coding sequence ATGGAAAAATTTAACAAGTGGATAGGGCATTACAGGACTTTTTTGAGTTTCTGTCTGGCGGTACTTTTTCTTTTCTTAGCCCGACCTACCCCGATTTCAATCGGGTTGGGAATTGTCTTTGTCTTCTTAGGTGTTGTCCTTCGAATCTGGGCGTCAGGATACCTCAATAAGGATACGCATGACTATGTGACCGTATTTGGCCCCTACGCCTATACACGCAATCCACTTTATCTGGGAAATTTCTTTTTAGGTCTCGGTTTTATCGTGATGGGGAGTCATTGGTTCCCGCTTTTCCTCTATTTTGTTCTCTTTTTCGTAATCTATCGCTCCACCATTCTGGATGAAGAAAAGCTGCTAACCGGCATGTTTGGAAATCCTTATTTGGAATACCGGAGCAAAGTCCCCCGATTTTTTCCTCATTTCAAATTGAACCCTCCCGCTCCATCATTGACTGTGCCTTTCTCGTGGAACCAGGTCACTCGACGCGAAATCCGGGCGTGGTTTGGAATTGCTGTCATTCTTGCTTATCTGATCTATAAAGCCAGAGTGTTCAATCCGTGA
- a CDS encoding Trm112 family protein, which yields MTMNKEFLEILACPQCKGSLILKSPGEGLICENCRLMYPIKDDIPIMLIEEAIRIE from the coding sequence TTGACAATGAATAAAGAATTCTTAGAGATACTTGCATGTCCTCAATGCAAGGGAAGTCTTATTTTGAAGTCTCCCGGCGAAGGATTGATCTGCGAAAACTGCCGACTGATGTATCCAATCAAGGATGATATTCCGATCATGTTGATCGAAGAAGCGATTCGAATAGAATAA
- a CDS encoding PIG-L family deacetylase, which translates to MKLRVKWAHVYRWYESVEPFLNISLPLEDCPAGERILVLAPHIDDETIGCGGSILRHSSSGSKVTVLYLADCTPERIREADAASSVLGISEKIFWKYQSKTLSQFPEIEQRLADLVNSVNPEIVYLPSFIDRHQDHVALNGYFYKALSLIKKDFMIYTFEVWTTLIPNVVVDISNVIDWKKKALGCYSSQLESHNWLEGTIALNRYRGMIANAKSHGEAFFRMTPHRFKKLWEDIYG; encoded by the coding sequence TTGAAACTTCGAGTTAAATGGGCACATGTTTACCGATGGTACGAATCCGTTGAACCGTTTCTAAATATATCTCTCCCCCTGGAGGATTGTCCGGCTGGAGAGCGCATTCTGGTTCTTGCCCCTCACATTGATGACGAAACAATCGGGTGTGGCGGGTCGATTTTGAGGCATTCTTCATCCGGGAGCAAGGTGACCGTGCTTTACCTTGCAGATTGTACACCGGAACGAATAAGAGAGGCAGACGCCGCGAGTTCGGTTCTGGGAATTTCGGAAAAGATTTTTTGGAAATATCAATCGAAAACTTTGAGCCAATTTCCTGAAATTGAACAAAGGCTGGCGGATTTGGTCAATAGCGTTAATCCTGAAATCGTATATCTTCCTTCCTTCATTGATCGACATCAAGACCATGTTGCATTGAACGGCTATTTTTATAAGGCGCTGAGTCTGATAAAGAAAGATTTCATGATCTACACTTTCGAAGTTTGGACGACGCTTATACCCAATGTTGTTGTGGATATCTCAAATGTCATCGATTGGAAGAAAAAGGCGCTGGGATGCTATTCAAGCCAACTCGAGAGCCATAATTGGCTCGAAGGGACCATTGCGCTAAACCGTTACCGCGGCATGATTGCGAATGCAAAAAGCCATGGGGAGGCCTTCTTCAGAATGACTCCCCATCGATTTAAAAAACTTTGGGAAGATATTTATGGTTAA
- a CDS encoding glycosyltransferase family 4 protein, with protein MVKSLRILNLSLGGGKAGSGVFAVSLASQFVKAGQFVIQACSSGSITLASAEKEGLQTHIIDIDGLFELKKAAQLARFSNKNRIDIINVHHSRERYLAIFAKKVFHCNAKIIITRHAVSGTVPFFGSLIYNWGADMNIAVSQVVLDSLRKDLTFKKRLILGGIDLSKINPPDPAYLGYLRKTFLPGEENRPIVGMVADYDPFGKNTREHGKGHDVLFRAMKEISRDVLLLLIGPDLKDCSFLMKIGLMAGIRPDQIKIIPFQDNIFPFYFLMDIHVLPSYSESLGLVNLEAMAAGIPCIGTDIGGINEIILHEENGLLFAKGNASDLAVQINRMLENSQERKRMALSGQRRVQSFFNMDRVANETLNLFRELVENG; from the coding sequence ATGGTTAAATCTCTCAGAATATTGAATTTATCTCTGGGAGGAGGCAAAGCCGGTTCCGGAGTGTTTGCAGTTTCATTGGCCAGTCAATTCGTCAAAGCAGGACAGTTCGTCATTCAAGCGTGTTCATCAGGCAGCATCACACTTGCCAGCGCCGAAAAGGAGGGCCTGCAGACCCATATTATTGATATTGATGGTTTATTTGAATTGAAAAAGGCCGCTCAACTTGCCCGATTCTCGAACAAAAACAGGATAGACATCATCAATGTTCATCATTCCAGAGAACGTTATCTCGCCATTTTTGCGAAGAAGGTTTTTCATTGCAATGCAAAAATTATCATAACAAGACATGCTGTTTCAGGGACTGTTCCATTTTTTGGCTCTCTCATATATAACTGGGGGGCCGATATGAATATTGCGGTCAGTCAGGTGGTCCTCGACAGCCTTAGAAAAGATCTTACGTTCAAAAAGAGATTGATATTGGGAGGAATCGATTTAAGTAAAATAAATCCGCCGGATCCTGCATACCTTGGATATTTAAGGAAAACATTTCTTCCAGGAGAAGAAAACCGGCCGATTGTTGGAATGGTTGCTGACTATGACCCATTTGGTAAAAATACGCGTGAACATGGAAAAGGACATGATGTCCTTTTTAGGGCAATGAAGGAGATCTCGAGAGATGTTCTTCTTTTACTGATTGGTCCGGACTTAAAAGACTGTTCTTTCCTCATGAAGATCGGCCTAATGGCCGGAATTCGGCCTGACCAGATTAAAATTATTCCTTTTCAGGATAATATATTCCCCTTTTATTTTCTGATGGATATTCATGTCCTTCCATCTTATTCGGAATCTCTGGGTCTTGTGAATCTGGAAGCCATGGCTGCCGGAATTCCTTGCATCGGAACCGATATAGGCGGCATCAACGAAATCATTCTTCATGAGGAAAATGGACTTCTATTTGCGAAAGGAAATGCCTCAGATCTCGCAGTTCAAATAAACCGGATGCTCGAAAACTCTCAGGAGCGTAAAAGAATGGCGTTATCGGGCCAGAGAAGGGTGCAATCGTTCTTTAATATGGACCGGGTCGCAAACGAGACGCTCAATTTATTTCGGGAACTGGTAGAAAATGGGTAG
- a CDS encoding glycosyltransferase family 9 protein, whose translation MGSAVANVPLRILIIKLSSLGDVIQSLPVASALKTCFPSTEISFLVNREYGELLIGQPSIDKIFLFDRRIKNRFFQGFYSNWVLIQTLREKSFDLVIDLQGLFRSGLIAWLSRGRKTIGFDNSREGSRHFYGQRVLVPDPTIHAVDRYLLIPKSLGWVGEPEFLIPIDEKDKVFIEDFMKSEKIDPGLPIVAIHPTARWATKRWPAHHFRRLTVLLHQSKGFQVVFLGSHGELPDIRKIVSGMTVRPILATGKFSLKQLSAFLIRSAILVTNDSGPMHLAVALNVPVLALFGASDFHKTGPYGREEQVVYKNVACSPCLKRTCHNHPFPMECMESITPEEVFEKIQQRVDSY comes from the coding sequence ATGGGTAGTGCCGTCGCCAATGTCCCGCTTCGAATCCTGATTATCAAATTGAGTTCTTTGGGAGATGTCATTCAAAGTCTTCCGGTTGCATCCGCTCTGAAAACATGCTTTCCTTCCACGGAGATTAGCTTCCTGGTGAACAGGGAATATGGGGAATTACTGATCGGACAGCCATCGATCGACAAGATTTTCCTTTTTGATCGAAGAATAAAAAATCGATTTTTCCAGGGATTCTACTCGAATTGGGTGTTGATTCAAACACTGAGGGAAAAAAGCTTTGATCTGGTGATCGATCTCCAGGGACTTTTTCGAAGCGGATTAATTGCCTGGCTGAGCCGGGGGAGAAAAACGATTGGATTTGATAATAGCCGCGAAGGGAGCCGCCACTTTTATGGACAAAGGGTTTTGGTGCCGGACCCGACGATTCATGCTGTGGATCGCTATCTCCTGATCCCAAAGTCACTGGGGTGGGTAGGGGAACCGGAGTTCTTGATCCCGATTGATGAAAAAGATAAAGTGTTTATTGAAGATTTTATGAAGTCCGAAAAAATAGATCCCGGCTTGCCCATTGTGGCCATTCATCCTACCGCAAGGTGGGCTACCAAAAGATGGCCCGCTCATCATTTCAGACGCTTGACAGTCCTTCTTCATCAGTCAAAAGGTTTTCAGGTGGTCTTTCTGGGATCCCATGGCGAGTTGCCGGATATTCGGAAAATAGTGAGCGGGATGACCGTTCGTCCCATACTTGCTACGGGCAAATTTTCCCTTAAGCAGTTATCCGCATTCCTCATTCGATCTGCGATTCTGGTGACCAACGATTCCGGACCGATGCACCTGGCCGTGGCCTTGAATGTTCCCGTTCTGGCCTTGTTTGGGGCCTCGGATTTTCATAAAACGGGTCCATACGGAAGGGAGGAGCAGGTCGTATACAAAAATGTGGCCTGCAGTCCCTGTTTAAAGAGAACCTGTCACAATCATCCGTTTCCGATGGAATGTATGGAATCCATTACGCCGGAAGAGGTATTTGAAAAAATTCAGCAAAGAGTCGATTCCTATTGA